From a single Ursus arctos isolate Adak ecotype North America unplaced genomic scaffold, UrsArc2.0 scaffold_34, whole genome shotgun sequence genomic region:
- the DYNLL1 gene encoding dynein light chain 1, cytoplasmic, translating to MCDRKAVIKNADMSEEMQQDSVECATQALEKYNIEKDIAAHIKKEFDKKYNPTWHCIVGRNFGSYVTHETKHFIYFYLGQVAILLFKSG from the exons ATGTGCGACCGAAAGGCCGTGATCAAAAACGCCGATATGTCGGAGGAGATGCAACAGGATtcggtggagtgtgcgactcAGGCGTTGGAGAAATATAACATAGAGAAGGACATTGCGGCCCATATTAAAAAG GAGTTTGACAAGAAGTACAACCCCACCTGGCACTGCATCGTGGGGAGGAACTTCGGTAGTTACGTGACACATGAAACCAAACACTTCATCTACTTCTACCTGGGCCAAGTGGCCATTCTTCTTTTCAAATCTGGTTAA